A DNA window from Pseudarthrobacter sp. W1I19 contains the following coding sequences:
- a CDS encoding glycosyltransferase family 2 protein, giving the protein MTYLPFPSVSVIVCAYTTERWSWLLDVIESLRVQTWAPKEVLVVVDHNDELYERLAATVDDVTVVKNTGPRGLSGARNTGVGLADSDVVAFLDDDAIAAPDWLERLMALYDDPEVLGVGGRVEPLWEAGRPGYFGEELDWIVGCSHRGLPRVASEVRNVIGANMSFRLDVIRTVGGFNHSLGRQGSTPLGCEETEICIRSTMGAPGCRIVYEPAALVRHHVPANRGTVRYMLSRSWSEGISKAQVSHVVGHKRALGPERRYVRSILPRAVFLAMYDWTRGDPAGLGRAAAYVAVVGCTAAGYLRGRQLAHVPGRPLSQPVLAGVSPWREVK; this is encoded by the coding sequence ATGACGTACTTACCTTTCCCGAGCGTCAGCGTGATCGTCTGCGCCTACACCACCGAACGCTGGAGTTGGCTGCTGGATGTCATCGAATCCCTCCGCGTGCAAACCTGGGCCCCTAAAGAGGTCCTGGTGGTGGTTGACCACAACGACGAACTTTACGAGCGTTTGGCTGCGACCGTAGATGACGTCACCGTCGTGAAAAACACCGGCCCGCGGGGACTCTCCGGAGCCCGCAACACGGGCGTGGGACTGGCGGACTCGGACGTTGTGGCCTTCCTTGATGATGATGCAATAGCCGCGCCGGACTGGCTTGAACGGCTCATGGCGCTCTACGACGATCCTGAGGTGCTCGGTGTGGGCGGCCGGGTGGAACCCCTCTGGGAGGCGGGCCGGCCCGGTTACTTCGGCGAAGAGCTCGACTGGATCGTCGGCTGCAGCCACCGGGGCCTGCCACGCGTGGCATCCGAAGTCAGGAACGTGATCGGTGCCAACATGTCGTTCCGGCTTGACGTCATTCGGACCGTGGGCGGTTTCAACCACTCGTTGGGCCGGCAGGGTTCCACTCCCTTAGGCTGCGAGGAAACCGAGATCTGCATTCGGTCGACCATGGGTGCCCCCGGATGCCGCATCGTTTACGAGCCGGCGGCGCTGGTACGGCACCATGTGCCCGCAAACAGGGGAACCGTCCGCTACATGCTTTCACGCTCCTGGTCGGAAGGCATTTCGAAAGCCCAGGTCAGTCACGTCGTCGGGCACAAGCGGGCCCTCGGCCCCGAACGCCGGTACGTGCGCAGCATCCTGCCCCGGGCCGTCTTTTTAGCGATGTATGACTGGACCCGCGGTGATCCCGCAGGACTGGGCCGCGCAGCCGCCTACGTCGCAGTCGTGGGGTGTACGGCGGCAGGCTACCTTCGGGGACGCCAGCTGGCGCACGTGCCTGGGAGGCCCTTGAGCCAGCCGGTACTGGCCGGAGTCAGCCCGTGGCGGGAAGTCAAGTGA
- a CDS encoding glycosyltransferase family 2 protein, which produces MPERASISVVIPTLNEAQNIPWVLRRMPLYVDEVVIVDGRSTDNTVGVARAVRNDIVVVDEQRKGKGVALRSGFAAATGDIIVMLDADGSMDPQEIGWFVSPLQHNFDFVKGSRHVTGGGSEDLTRLRRYGNRALTGLANAVLHSNYSDLCYGYIAFRRECLEVLQLESDGFEIETELIVRAAKAGLRIAEVPSLELDRISGASNLQTFRDGWRVLKTMAHECLLWEAPTAGARPEALRRVKYAYANVSFPRTPTDPTSVLPVISVA; this is translated from the coding sequence GTGCCCGAGAGAGCCTCCATCAGCGTGGTGATCCCAACCCTGAACGAGGCCCAAAACATTCCTTGGGTCCTCCGGCGGATGCCCCTCTACGTCGACGAGGTGGTGATTGTTGACGGCCGTTCCACAGACAACACTGTTGGAGTGGCGCGGGCGGTCCGCAACGACATCGTGGTGGTGGACGAGCAGCGCAAGGGCAAGGGAGTTGCGCTGCGGTCCGGGTTTGCTGCAGCAACAGGTGACATCATCGTCATGCTGGACGCTGATGGAAGCATGGATCCCCAGGAAATCGGCTGGTTTGTCTCTCCACTCCAGCACAACTTCGACTTCGTCAAAGGTTCCCGCCACGTCACCGGAGGAGGGTCCGAGGACCTGACCCGGCTGCGCCGTTACGGAAACCGTGCGCTGACCGGGCTGGCCAACGCCGTTCTGCACAGCAACTACTCGGACCTCTGCTACGGCTACATCGCTTTCCGCCGGGAGTGCCTGGAAGTCCTGCAGCTGGAATCCGACGGTTTTGAAATTGAGACGGAGCTGATCGTCAGGGCTGCCAAGGCAGGCCTGCGGATTGCCGAAGTCCCCAGCCTGGAGCTGGACCGTATATCGGGGGCATCAAACCTCCAGACGTTCCGGGACGGCTGGCGGGTGCTGAAGACCATGGCCCATGAGTGCCTCCTGTGGGAGGCCCCCACGGCCGGCGCCCGCCCCGAGGCACTGCGCAGGGTGAAGTACGCCTACGCCAACGTGAGCTTCCCGCGAACGCCCACCGATCCGACCAGCGTTCTTCCCGTCATAAGCGTGGCGTGA
- a CDS encoding Tex family protein, with the protein MTQQPQAPSTVPSTSQKREDGIYTQIATELGVKAWQVKAAVELLDGGSTVPFIARYRKEATGTLDDTQLRDLDERLRYLRELEDRRRTVLDSVAAQGQLTPELQKAILAADTKSRLEDIYLPFKSKRRTKAQIAREAGLEPLAEALLKRPELNPEREAAKYLNTEHAVGDAAAALAGARAILVERVAQDPDLAATLRERLWTQGRMVSRVKKGKEADGQKFADYFEFAQAPAGMPSHRVLALLRGEKDGVLELDLTEADPTDDAALAAARARYESAVAKCLGVADRGRPADAWLMETAQVAWRSRVLARLTADLRGKMFAAAEDEAVRVFAANLRDVLLAAPAGNRATLGLDPGLRTGVKVAVVDGTGKVVATHTVYPHAPARKWDDALATLERLARQHAVELVAIGNGTASRETDKLAAELIKRLPDVDRKPQKLVVSEAGASVYSASALAAAELPGMDVSLRGAVSIARRLQDPLAELVKIDPKSIGVGQYQHDVTASKLDRSLDAVVEDCVSAVGVDVNTASPALLSRVAGVGPLLSENIVAYRNEHGPFAKRADLKKVPRLGAKAFEQCAGFLRITGGAEPLDASSVHPESYSVARRILVAAGTAPASSLDPRDFVDETFGLPTVKDILAELDKPGRDPRPAFAAASFSEGIEKISDLKPGMILEGTVTNVAAFGAFVDVGVHQDGLVHVSALANRFVSDPREVVKSGQVVRVKVLEADPERKRISLTLRLDDEPSPGGAASAKQGGRPGADRGHAQGSDRGGRQEQGRSGNRPNRNAPSAGRASSPPPAPANTAMAEALRKAGLGK; encoded by the coding sequence GTGACCCAACAGCCGCAGGCCCCTTCCACCGTTCCGTCCACGTCCCAGAAACGGGAGGACGGCATCTACACGCAGATTGCCACGGAACTGGGGGTCAAAGCCTGGCAGGTCAAGGCGGCAGTGGAACTGCTCGACGGCGGATCCACCGTGCCCTTCATCGCCCGTTACCGCAAGGAAGCCACCGGGACGCTGGACGACACCCAGCTTCGTGACCTCGACGAGCGGCTGCGCTACCTCCGCGAACTGGAGGACCGCCGTCGTACAGTGCTCGACTCGGTTGCTGCCCAAGGCCAGCTGACCCCGGAGCTGCAAAAAGCCATCCTCGCCGCCGACACCAAGTCCCGCCTCGAGGACATCTACCTGCCGTTCAAGTCCAAGCGCCGAACCAAGGCGCAGATCGCGCGCGAAGCCGGCCTGGAACCGCTCGCTGAGGCGTTGCTCAAACGCCCCGAACTCAATCCGGAACGCGAAGCCGCAAAGTACTTGAACACCGAGCATGCCGTGGGCGACGCCGCCGCCGCACTCGCAGGTGCCCGGGCCATCCTGGTTGAACGCGTCGCCCAGGATCCTGACCTCGCCGCCACGTTGCGCGAGCGGCTGTGGACGCAGGGCCGCATGGTGTCGCGCGTGAAGAAGGGCAAGGAAGCGGACGGGCAGAAGTTTGCCGACTACTTTGAGTTCGCGCAGGCTCCGGCCGGCATGCCGTCCCACCGCGTCCTCGCACTGCTCCGCGGGGAGAAGGACGGCGTCCTTGAGCTGGACCTCACCGAAGCAGATCCCACTGACGACGCCGCCCTCGCCGCCGCACGTGCCCGGTACGAGTCAGCGGTGGCCAAGTGCCTCGGGGTCGCCGACCGCGGCCGGCCCGCCGATGCCTGGCTAATGGAGACGGCCCAGGTGGCGTGGCGGTCCCGCGTGCTGGCCCGGCTCACCGCAGACCTGCGCGGCAAGATGTTTGCCGCAGCCGAGGACGAGGCCGTGCGCGTTTTCGCTGCCAACCTTCGCGATGTCCTGCTCGCTGCCCCCGCCGGGAACCGGGCGACGCTCGGCCTGGACCCGGGCCTTCGAACCGGCGTCAAAGTAGCTGTGGTGGACGGAACCGGCAAGGTGGTGGCCACCCACACCGTCTACCCGCATGCTCCCGCCAGGAAGTGGGACGATGCACTGGCGACGCTGGAGCGGCTGGCGCGGCAGCACGCCGTCGAACTCGTGGCCATTGGCAACGGCACAGCATCCCGGGAAACCGACAAACTCGCCGCCGAGCTGATCAAGCGACTGCCGGACGTGGACCGGAAACCGCAGAAGCTGGTGGTTTCCGAGGCCGGGGCATCCGTTTACTCAGCTTCCGCTCTTGCCGCGGCGGAACTGCCCGGCATGGATGTATCGCTCCGCGGAGCGGTGTCCATCGCGCGGAGGCTGCAGGACCCGCTGGCCGAGTTGGTAAAAATTGATCCGAAGTCCATTGGCGTGGGCCAGTACCAGCATGATGTCACGGCGTCGAAGCTGGACCGGAGCCTTGACGCCGTGGTGGAGGACTGCGTCAGCGCCGTTGGAGTGGACGTGAACACCGCTTCGCCCGCACTGCTCAGCCGGGTGGCCGGCGTGGGGCCTTTGCTGAGTGAGAATATCGTCGCCTACCGCAATGAACATGGCCCCTTCGCCAAACGCGCGGACCTGAAAAAAGTGCCGCGGCTCGGCGCAAAGGCCTTTGAACAGTGCGCCGGCTTCCTCCGGATTACCGGGGGAGCGGAACCCCTGGATGCTTCGAGCGTGCATCCCGAGTCCTACTCAGTGGCGCGCAGGATCCTGGTTGCCGCGGGCACGGCGCCGGCCTCGTCCCTGGATCCCCGTGACTTTGTGGACGAAACTTTCGGCCTGCCCACTGTTAAGGACATCCTGGCGGAGCTGGACAAGCCCGGAAGGGATCCACGCCCGGCATTCGCGGCGGCCAGCTTCTCCGAGGGGATCGAGAAGATCTCGGACCTCAAGCCGGGCATGATCCTGGAAGGGACCGTGACCAACGTTGCCGCTTTCGGCGCCTTTGTTGACGTTGGCGTGCACCAGGACGGCCTGGTTCACGTGTCTGCGCTCGCGAACCGCTTTGTGTCTGATCCCCGCGAGGTGGTGAAGTCCGGGCAAGTTGTACGGGTGAAAGTCCTTGAGGCAGACCCCGAGCGGAAGCGGATTTCCCTGACCCTGCGGCTCGACGACGAACCGTCCCCGGGTGGGGCAGCCTCTGCCAAGCAGGGCGGCCGGCCCGGGGCTGACCGCGGACATGCCCAAGGATCCGATCGGGGCGGACGCCAGGAGCAAGGGCGGTCCGGAAACCGGCCGAACCGCAATGCCCCTTCCGCCGGGCGCGCTTCTTCACCCCCGCCGGCACCGGCCAATACCGCGATGGCTGAGGCGCTGCGGAAAGCCGGCCTCGGTAAGTAG
- a CDS encoding alkene reductase: MLFSPLALGELELPNRLVMAPLTRLRAGEDGIPGPLLAEHYRQRASLGLIVSEGTYPSPAGRSYPGQPGIVTEEQIAGWKTVTDAVHAQGGRMFAQIMHGGRVSHPDITGGHTIVAPSAVAIEGEVRTPAGKRPYPAPHALTTDELPLIMQEIVDASLNAIEAGFDGVELHSANGYLLHEFLAPNSNVRNDSYGGSPENRARFVIETVNAVVAAIGASRVGIRISPEHNVQGIAEVDAADVRATYEVLVDSIAPLNLAYLSILHHEPSGDLVQDLRARFGGTFLVNTGFGVVTTREEAVALVTDGHADAVVVGRPAIANPDLARRWNESLPLNEPDPSTFYADGAEGYTDYPAYAG, encoded by the coding sequence ATGCTGTTTTCCCCTCTGGCCCTGGGCGAACTTGAACTCCCGAACCGCCTGGTGATGGCGCCCCTGACCCGGCTGCGCGCCGGCGAAGATGGCATTCCCGGGCCCCTCCTCGCTGAGCATTACCGCCAGCGCGCATCCCTGGGCCTGATCGTCAGCGAAGGTACTTACCCCAGCCCCGCCGGCCGGTCCTACCCCGGCCAGCCTGGCATTGTTACCGAAGAGCAGATAGCCGGCTGGAAAACAGTCACCGACGCCGTCCACGCCCAGGGTGGACGCATGTTCGCCCAGATTATGCACGGCGGCAGGGTTTCGCACCCCGACATTACGGGCGGCCACACCATCGTGGCCCCGAGCGCCGTTGCCATCGAGGGTGAAGTCCGCACCCCGGCGGGCAAGCGGCCGTATCCGGCGCCGCATGCGCTGACCACCGACGAACTGCCGCTGATCATGCAGGAAATCGTCGACGCCTCGCTGAACGCCATCGAAGCGGGCTTCGACGGCGTGGAGCTGCACTCGGCCAACGGCTACCTCCTCCACGAGTTCCTGGCACCGAACTCCAACGTCCGAAATGACAGCTATGGCGGTTCCCCCGAAAACCGGGCACGGTTCGTCATCGAGACGGTCAACGCTGTTGTGGCAGCCATCGGAGCCAGCCGGGTTGGCATCCGCATCTCGCCCGAGCACAATGTTCAGGGTATTGCCGAAGTGGACGCAGCAGATGTCCGTGCCACCTACGAGGTGCTGGTGGACAGTATCGCCCCGCTGAACCTCGCCTACCTGAGCATCCTGCACCACGAACCCTCCGGCGATCTGGTCCAGGATCTCCGTGCCCGGTTCGGCGGAACGTTCCTGGTCAACACCGGCTTTGGTGTCGTGACCACCCGCGAGGAAGCCGTAGCCCTGGTGACCGACGGTCACGCCGATGCCGTGGTGGTGGGCCGTCCCGCCATCGCCAACCCGGACCTGGCCCGCCGCTGGAACGAGAGCCTGCCGCTGAACGAGCCGGACCCGTCCACCTTCTACGCGGACGGCGCTGAGGGCTACACGGATTACCCGGCGTACGCGGGCTAA
- a CDS encoding DUF6318 family protein has translation MTSHNSCTSGGMRSGAIAFILLGSLVLAGCSGGAPADPGPSSSASEPSSPSATPTPTPTPSAVYKPADASGPAQNVPVPVLPEVAKTETKEGLEAFAKYWFEQLNYAYQTGDIAGFDAVTSPNCVYCSKLTASLTTNYQGDRWLAGGKITTPASTTSFERSSDGNFQVILQVLQSPVIYYETGGKEFRTASDGSNTGNVLLANFVNGAWRVNDLHPIR, from the coding sequence ATGACATCGCACAACAGCTGTACGTCCGGTGGAATGCGCTCTGGCGCAATTGCCTTCATTCTTCTTGGCTCGCTCGTGCTGGCCGGTTGCTCGGGCGGAGCCCCTGCAGATCCTGGCCCATCCTCCAGCGCGTCGGAACCCAGTTCGCCCAGCGCCACGCCCACTCCTACGCCGACCCCGAGCGCGGTCTACAAACCCGCGGATGCCTCCGGCCCGGCCCAAAACGTTCCCGTCCCAGTGCTGCCTGAGGTGGCAAAGACGGAGACGAAGGAGGGGCTCGAGGCGTTTGCGAAGTATTGGTTCGAGCAGCTCAATTACGCGTATCAAACCGGAGACATTGCGGGATTCGACGCGGTGACTTCCCCGAACTGCGTCTACTGCTCGAAACTAACGGCTTCTCTAACGACGAACTATCAAGGGGATCGTTGGCTCGCTGGCGGAAAGATCACAACTCCTGCCAGCACCACATCGTTTGAGAGATCCAGCGACGGAAACTTTCAGGTCATTTTGCAGGTCCTGCAAAGTCCAGTTATCTACTACGAGACCGGTGGTAAGGAGTTCAGAACCGCAAGTGACGGCTCGAACACGGGCAACGTATTACTCGCCAATTTTGTAAACGGCGCTTGGCGCGTCAACGACCTGCACCCAATCCGGTGA
- a CDS encoding cytosine permease: MSNDMETTKLLEPAAQPPAAVVGSSPTGNAAALNATKESLEDYTLRFAPRSYRKWSAGVVATSALGGIAYLADFSIGANIGIAYGTVNAIFGILVAAVIIFATGFPLAYYAARYNIDLDLITRGSGFGYYGSVVTNVIFATFTFIFFALEGSIMAQGLEVGLGVPQWLGYAASTVIIIPLVIYGMNTLAKLQVWTTPLWLLLMVVPVAYLLISHPESINSFFAYTGESGDGGPNLASVMLAAGVCLSLMAQIAEQIDYLRFMPPRTDANKGAWWRAVILAGPGWVIFGALKQIVGLFIAIYLIASLDPAASATANEPVHQFLGVYREMMPAWLAMTLAVVLVVISQIKINVTNAYSGSLAWTNSFTRITKTYPGRMVFVVVNLLIALVLMEANMFDFLNTILGFYANCAMAWVVTVASDIAINKYLLKISPKTPEFRRGMLYAVNPVGFVSMLVSAGISIAVFFGAFGPAIQPFSPIFAVGLALVLPPVLALLIKGRYYLRRTDDGIDLPMFDADGNPSDARLLCHVTGIEFERPDMVRSAQDAPDGGPQYVSSLALSTDKTGELVLPPKP; encoded by the coding sequence ATGAGTAATGACATGGAAACCACCAAATTACTGGAGCCGGCGGCGCAACCGCCTGCCGCCGTCGTCGGCAGTTCTCCCACGGGTAATGCCGCTGCACTGAACGCCACCAAGGAAAGCCTGGAGGATTACACGCTCCGGTTTGCGCCGCGATCGTACCGGAAGTGGAGTGCGGGGGTGGTGGCCACCAGTGCGTTGGGAGGCATCGCCTACCTGGCCGACTTCTCGATTGGCGCGAACATTGGCATCGCCTACGGAACCGTGAACGCGATCTTTGGCATCCTGGTGGCCGCCGTGATCATCTTTGCCACCGGTTTCCCGCTGGCTTACTACGCAGCCCGGTACAACATCGATCTGGACCTGATCACCCGGGGCTCAGGCTTTGGCTACTACGGGTCCGTGGTCACCAACGTTATTTTTGCTACCTTCACGTTCATCTTCTTTGCGTTGGAGGGCTCCATCATGGCGCAGGGGTTGGAGGTGGGGCTGGGCGTTCCTCAGTGGCTGGGGTATGCGGCGTCCACCGTCATCATCATTCCGCTGGTGATTTATGGGATGAACACCCTGGCCAAGCTGCAGGTGTGGACCACCCCGCTGTGGTTGCTCCTGATGGTGGTGCCGGTTGCTTACCTGTTGATTTCCCACCCCGAGAGCATCAACAGCTTTTTTGCGTACACCGGAGAATCGGGCGACGGCGGGCCGAACCTGGCGTCCGTTATGCTCGCCGCGGGTGTATGCCTGTCCCTGATGGCGCAGATCGCCGAACAGATCGACTACCTGCGGTTCATGCCGCCGCGCACCGACGCGAACAAGGGCGCGTGGTGGCGTGCGGTGATCCTGGCAGGGCCGGGCTGGGTGATTTTTGGGGCCTTGAAGCAGATCGTGGGGTTGTTCATTGCCATTTACCTGATTGCCTCGTTGGATCCCGCCGCGTCTGCCACAGCCAACGAGCCGGTGCACCAATTCCTGGGTGTTTATCGTGAAATGATGCCGGCATGGCTGGCCATGACACTCGCGGTGGTGCTGGTGGTCATTTCGCAGATCAAGATCAATGTCACCAATGCCTATTCCGGGTCCTTGGCCTGGACAAACTCCTTTACCCGGATTACCAAGACGTACCCGGGCCGCATGGTTTTCGTAGTGGTCAATCTGCTCATCGCGCTCGTTTTGATGGAGGCAAACATGTTCGACTTCCTCAACACCATTCTTGGCTTCTATGCCAACTGCGCCATGGCCTGGGTTGTTACCGTGGCCTCCGATATCGCCATCAATAAGTACTTGCTGAAGATCTCACCCAAGACGCCTGAGTTCCGCCGTGGAATGCTGTACGCGGTAAACCCTGTGGGCTTCGTTTCCATGCTGGTTTCTGCGGGTATTTCGATAGCCGTATTCTTTGGGGCTTTTGGGCCGGCCATCCAGCCCTTCTCACCGATCTTCGCGGTGGGGCTGGCCCTGGTTCTTCCGCCTGTGCTGGCTCTTCTCATTAAGGGGCGGTATTACCTGCGGAGGACCGACGACGGCATCGACCTTCCCATGTTCGACGCTGACGGCAACCCCAGCGACGCCAGGCTCCTTTGCCACGTGACAGGGATTGAGTTTGAGCGGCCGGACATGGTCCGGTCCGCGCAGGACGCGCCCGACGGCGGCCCCCAGTACGTTTCATCCCTGGCACTTTCAACGGACAAGACAGGGGAGTTGGTGCTGCCCCCGAAGCCCTAG
- a CDS encoding pyridoxamine 5'-phosphate oxidase family protein, with protein sequence MMFEHADGNPVLELNDEQSWRLLEGTRHGRLVVAVAGEPDIFPVNYVSSKGKLYLRTAPGNKLAQLTINPEVLFEADGILSDEAWSVVLRGKARVLNTSAELAEVEGLGLKSWVPTLKDFYVEIDPTSLSGRHFQLGEQPER encoded by the coding sequence ATGATGTTCGAACACGCAGATGGAAACCCTGTCCTGGAGCTCAATGACGAACAGTCCTGGCGCCTGCTGGAAGGCACAAGGCATGGACGCCTTGTTGTTGCCGTTGCCGGCGAACCGGACATTTTTCCCGTGAACTACGTCAGTTCCAAAGGCAAGCTGTACTTGAGGACTGCACCGGGCAACAAACTCGCCCAGCTGACCATCAATCCGGAAGTGCTCTTCGAGGCTGACGGGATCCTCTCGGACGAGGCATGGTCGGTGGTCCTTCGGGGGAAGGCGCGGGTGCTGAACACCTCAGCGGAACTGGCGGAAGTGGAGGGGTTAGGACTGAAATCGTGGGTGCCCACGCTCAAGGACTTCTATGTCGAGATCGACCCCACCTCCCTCAGCGGACGCCACTTCCAGCTTGGGGAGCAGCCGGAGCGCTGA
- a CDS encoding very short patch repair endonuclease: MADKLTPERRSWNMARIRGKHTKPELLVRRLLHAKGYRYRLHGRAGGTRLPGNPDLVFAGRRKVIFVNGCFWHFHDCRVGQHAPKANAEFWAAKRERTKERDASQRRLLEDAGWEVLTLWECELKNSSALESQLVRFLESTSPAQHPDLQKRHS, from the coding sequence ATGGCGGATAAGCTCACGCCGGAGCGGCGCAGCTGGAACATGGCCCGGATCCGGGGTAAACACACCAAGCCTGAACTGCTGGTGCGCCGGCTCCTGCACGCCAAGGGATACCGGTACCGCCTGCACGGGCGCGCCGGCGGAACCCGGCTGCCGGGCAATCCGGACCTGGTGTTCGCTGGCCGGCGGAAGGTCATCTTTGTCAACGGCTGCTTCTGGCACTTCCATGACTGCCGCGTCGGCCAGCATGCGCCCAAAGCGAATGCTGAGTTCTGGGCCGCGAAGCGGGAACGCACCAAGGAGCGCGATGCAAGCCAGCGCCGCTTGCTGGAGGACGCCGGCTGGGAGGTACTCACCCTGTGGGAGTGCGAGCTCAAGAACAGTTCAGCACTCGAATCCCAGCTGGTACGGTTCCTGGAATCCACCAGCCCAGCGCAACACCCAGACCTGCAGAAACGCCATTCTTGA
- a CDS encoding Hpt domain-containing protein translates to MTPSGDAGRPLVDKSVLDRLRAELEEEEGYCRIFVGNFIHYLPHRIGRLQQALTTGDLDGSVDAVLSLRTSSQMVGAERLAGLAMALEGEIRTEAYKADVTVVLPRLAASFLRPINQCSRQTMDRLQSQCSLGASR, encoded by the coding sequence ATGACGCCGTCTGGTGACGCCGGGAGGCCACTCGTGGACAAGTCAGTCCTGGACAGGCTGCGTGCGGAACTCGAGGAGGAAGAGGGTTACTGCAGGATCTTTGTGGGGAACTTCATCCACTATCTCCCGCACCGGATCGGACGGCTGCAGCAGGCCTTGACCACCGGCGACCTGGACGGGTCAGTGGACGCGGTCCTGAGCTTGAGGACATCAAGCCAGATGGTGGGGGCCGAACGGCTGGCTGGCCTGGCCATGGCCTTGGAAGGAGAAATCCGCACGGAAGCGTACAAGGCCGACGTCACCGTCGTACTGCCCAGGCTCGCGGCGTCCTTCCTGCGGCCCATCAACCAGTGCAGCCGGCAAACAATGGATCGGCTGCAGTCTCAGTGCTCGCTTGGAGCCAGCCGGTAG
- a CDS encoding response regulator transcription factor: MSDARVGLVIEDDHDIRELVRTVLTQAGFDVTVASSGAEGVLTAKTLNPDVITLDLGLPDIDGFEVSRQIREFSDAYIVMLTARTEELDTLIGLESGADDYLTKPFRPRELRARIAAMMRRPRSGSESAEASGVEGSADAAAHPDRGNYSHNGLELSYASRTVTVDGTEMNLTRTEFELLHALLEAGRTVRTKADLVRRLRDEDYDVGGYISEADERSVEVHMGNLRKKLGDSPQKPRWLQTVRGVGYRLAPSEH; this comes from the coding sequence ATGAGTGATGCACGTGTGGGACTGGTCATCGAGGATGACCACGACATCCGCGAACTGGTCCGTACTGTCCTGACCCAGGCCGGCTTTGACGTAACGGTGGCCAGCAGCGGCGCCGAGGGCGTCCTGACTGCGAAGACGTTGAATCCGGACGTCATCACCTTGGATCTTGGCCTGCCGGACATCGACGGCTTTGAAGTGTCACGGCAAATCCGTGAGTTCTCGGACGCCTACATCGTGATGCTGACGGCCCGCACGGAAGAGCTGGACACGCTGATCGGGCTCGAATCCGGCGCCGATGACTACCTCACCAAGCCGTTCCGTCCCCGCGAGCTCCGCGCCCGCATCGCGGCCATGATGCGGCGCCCCCGTTCGGGGTCCGAATCGGCCGAAGCGTCGGGTGTTGAGGGCTCGGCTGATGCCGCCGCGCATCCCGACCGGGGGAACTACAGCCACAACGGGCTGGAGCTGAGCTACGCATCCCGCACGGTGACTGTGGACGGCACGGAAATGAATCTGACCCGCACGGAGTTCGAACTCCTGCACGCCCTGCTGGAAGCAGGCCGCACTGTCCGGACCAAAGCAGACCTGGTGCGCCGGCTGCGGGACGAGGATTACGACGTCGGGGGCTACATCAGCGAGGCCGACGAGCGGTCCGTTGAGGTCCACATGGGCAACCTGCGCAAGAAACTGGGTGATTCACCGCAGAAGCCGCGATGGCTCCAGACCGTGCGCGGCGTCGGCTACCGGCTGGCTCCAAGCGAGCACTGA